The Schistocerca gregaria isolate iqSchGreg1 chromosome 2, iqSchGreg1.2, whole genome shotgun sequence genome contains the following window.
TTAAAGGAATATACGAGGAGGAAACACCCAACGAGAACTACTGCCTTGTCAGTATGCGACGACATACGGCTTCGTTGTTCGGAAATGACTAAAACCAAGAGATTTGTCCAAGTGCCGTGCTCATCCGGCGTAGTTCGATGACATCGTCGTTTTCCTAAAGATGAAAATAAATTTGAAGGTTGAAGGTTTGAGTGAGAGGTGTCAGGGGGAATGAGTGGATTATGGGAGGTGGGgcccaaactgggggggggggggggggggcacgtgacGCGGCTCTTCAACTCTTGAAGAGTTGAGGTATAGACGTTTTGTTCAGTGCAAAAATATTCCACGTATCTAAAAATGATTCTGCTACTAAACCGTATATCTAGACCCTACCGAGTACAGTTAGTCTTTATCAGATAGATATTCATTACTGTGACTTACCAGTAGTCTGGCTGTTGAAAGAAAATTAGACATTTTAGTTACCTTAGCCGCGGTTTCACTGGTGTTTCAGTCACAGCTGAtgcaaacatttacagaacactgtTGAAATCATTACTAATGTTTCGTCACTTACCGTTACAGCCCTTATTGACCTTCAGGTGCGGCCAATAACAAACCAATCATTGAGTGAACACTGCTGTTGTAAACTTGCTGAATATCCATACACAATTACCAGTGGTACTAGTTTCCTTCAGCACAACATAACCACAACACTACAGCATCATGTCATCAAATCTGTAATCGTAGCAAATCAGATAGCCCTTGCTGAGCATAATTAGTTTCATGTGCCAGAGCGATTGCCGTAGTCTCTGAAAAACATTGTTGCCCAAGAGAGTACAAGCGTCGAACCATCCTAACAAATGCATTGTTTGCCAGAAGAAACATTTTTGTGTTGAATGAGAGTAAATGTCGACAAAAATAGTGGAAAATTATCAAAGATACCAGGCTCTATAACTTTTGTGTACTTGTTTTTAGAGTTGGAATCCCTTACGTCAAAAATAGAAATTACACAATGTTGCCTTTCTCAGATAGTTTTTCTGTGGATGCCCACGTGTAGAGTGCATGAGATAACATTAGAATTGCAGAGGGTAAGAGGGTAATAATCACACCAACTAAGACTTTCAGAACTCATTTACAAACGACATAGGCCTTGGGTTTGGTCTCCCACGGGGAACTACTTTGAAAGTGCGGGAGATGATCTAGGTATAACTTCAATATATTTCAGAGACCATCACCTCTTACTGTGAACATTTATGCTTCAGCTATTACAATAATTTTCAGGTTGCCTGGTGAAAACCAGATGTCAGGCACAGCTGTGGAGAAAGTGCAGGCAAAGCAGAGTACGAAGCAGACACAAACGGTAAGCTGTGGGGCTCTGGTGCAGCTTTACGCGGCGCTGGCGGCGGATTGCGCGGTCCTAGCGGCGGAAGCCGAGAACCTAAATGAGCACTACGCTGCCCTGAATAGGAAAGCAGCGGCCCTGGTAGAGGAAGCCACTGCCTGTGGTCGAGGAGAAGCCGTCCTGGATGACTGGCATGCATCCCTGCTTGAGGAAGCAGCAGGCCTTCATAGGCGCAGGGCAGACCTTCGTAGGTGCTGTAAGGACCTCAATACGCAGCACACAGTTCTTCATGGATGCCATACGACTGTTCAGGAGCGCCACGCAGACCTCCACGGACACCACGCAGAACTTCAGGAAAACAACGCAGGCGTCCTAGGGCGCCAGGCGAACGTCAATGGCCGCAAcacgaacgtcagtggccgccACGTGGTCTTCAATGGCAGCCATGCAGACGTTCAGAGCTGCCACGGGCATGTTCTTGGGACCAATGTGGGTGTTCATGGGCGCCACATGGACATTCAGGCGCGTCGTCAACATTGATTGGCGCCATTTGTATCTGTATGGGCGCCATGTAGCCAGTGAGAATGTGGTGGAACAGGTGCAGGAAAAGGAAGACGCAGCAACGGCAGCACGCCCAAAGGTCGTGGAGGTGGTAGGCCATGAGGATATACTGCACTCATTGCTGGGAAGTCCAGTGCGCTCTTGAGCACTTACAGGCTGCCAGCAGGGGATTGGAGGGGTAGGTATCCTCCACTTGGCATGGGCATATCCGGAAATTGCAAGAAGACTCCCAAATTTAAAATTGCTCAGCAGTGACACTGTTTCTGCGTCTGTTGCTTCTGAGCATCAGAAACCACATTGTTGACTTATTTTCTTTAGTTTTGGCTTAATTTTGTGTAAATATTCAATTGTAACCATTTACTACATATTCCAGGCACCACAATGGTTTGTTAAATTTTACAAAATCCTACTCCAACATTGGCGACAGAAGTTCCCTTCATTTTACGtccatggtcacaaactttttgttaacaattaccggtttcggtcttaaatagccatcatcagatcttcagcaaaaaagggaaaaacataaatacgctCGAAGATTGTCTACAGCTAAAAAAATACATAACATACTGAAAAAGTAGTACTAACAATATATACATAACTTTGGACGAAAACGAAATACGTAAAGAACTTAGCATTTTAAAGCAGATTTTGGTAGCTAACGGCTTTTCTATAAATTACATCACGCGC
Protein-coding sequences here:
- the LOC126335609 gene encoding uncharacterized protein LOC126335609; the protein is MRLPGENQMSGTAVEKVQAKQSTKQTQTVSCGALVQLYAALAADCAVLAAEAENLNEHYAALNRKAAALVEEATACGRGEAVLDDWHASLLEEAAGLHRRRADLRRCCKDLNTQHTVLHGCHTTVQERHADLHGHHAELQENNAGVLGRQANVNGRNTNVSGRHVVFNGSHADVQSCHGHVLGTNVGVHGRHMDIQARRQH